One Sphingomicrobium sp. XHP0239 DNA segment encodes these proteins:
- the secG gene encoding preprotein translocase subunit SecG, which produces MFTFLLVVQTLVAAALVGVILMQRSEGGGLGVGGSSSGFMSARGQADFLTRSTGVLAIVFVVMAIVLAALAATRDTGGELDTSLQGETTIDIQAPLEGDEPEPVPVGSQPTLPEQADGATEGEADVPLGQ; this is translated from the coding sequence ATGTTCACCTTTCTTCTTGTCGTCCAGACCCTCGTCGCCGCCGCGCTGGTAGGCGTGATCCTGATGCAGCGGTCCGAGGGCGGCGGACTGGGCGTCGGCGGATCGTCGTCCGGCTTCATGAGCGCAAGGGGGCAGGCGGACTTCCTGACGCGGTCGACCGGCGTGCTGGCGATCGTGTTCGTCGTGATGGCGATCGTGCTGGCCGCGCTGGCCGCGACGCGCGACACGGGCGGCGAACTCGACACCAGTCTGCAGGGTGAGACCACGATCGACATCCAGGCGCCGCTGGAGGGCGACGAGCCCGAACCGGTGCCCGTCGGATCGCAGCCGACGCTTCCCGAACAGGCCGATGGTGCGACCGAGGGCGAGGCGGACGTTCCGCTCGGCCAATAG
- a CDS encoding CTP synthase encodes MTRFIFVTGGVVSSLGKGLLAASLGALLQARGYTVRNRKFDPYLNVDPGTMSPYQHGEVFVTDDGAETDLDLGHYERFTGVSAHQSDNVTSGRIYQSIIAKERRGDYLGATVQVIPHVTDAIKEFALSNIEGLDFVICEIGGTIGDIESLPFIEALRQLSYDLGRENVCFVHTTLVPYIAAAGELKTKPTQHSVREMTGYGIQPDVLLCRTEHEIPPEERRKIALFCNVDKDAVIQALDAKSIYDVPLQYHREGLDDAVLKSFDLDAPDPDLTVWHDIMDRFDHPEGEVTIGVVGKYVSLPDAYKSLREALVHGGFANRCKVHIKWIDAELFEQGAEDDLVAALEPLHGILVPGGFGERGSEGKIAAISFAKKRDIPFFGICLGMQMACIEAARSEAGIANATTSEFGEQGEPIIGLITEWMSEEGLQQRSADGDLGGTMRLGAYPATLDANSKVASIYGETDISERHRHRYEVNANYMDTLGKGGLVFSGMSPDGRLPEIVERPDLNWFVGVQFHPELKSRPFDPHPLFSSFIAAALEQSRLV; translated from the coding sequence ATGACGCGGTTCATCTTCGTGACCGGCGGCGTGGTTTCCTCGCTCGGCAAAGGTCTTCTCGCAGCCTCTCTTGGGGCCCTGTTGCAGGCGCGCGGCTATACCGTGCGCAATCGCAAGTTCGACCCCTATCTGAATGTCGATCCGGGGACGATGAGCCCGTATCAGCATGGCGAGGTGTTCGTGACCGACGACGGGGCGGAAACCGATCTCGATCTCGGTCATTACGAACGCTTCACCGGCGTGTCGGCGCACCAGAGCGACAATGTGACCAGCGGGCGGATCTACCAGTCGATCATCGCCAAGGAACGGCGCGGCGATTATCTCGGCGCGACGGTGCAGGTCATCCCGCACGTGACCGATGCCATCAAGGAATTCGCGCTTTCCAACATCGAAGGGCTCGATTTCGTGATTTGCGAGATCGGCGGGACGATCGGCGATATCGAAAGCCTACCGTTCATCGAGGCGCTGCGCCAGCTGTCCTACGATCTGGGACGCGAGAATGTGTGCTTCGTTCACACGACGCTGGTCCCCTATATTGCGGCAGCGGGCGAACTGAAGACGAAGCCGACGCAGCACAGTGTGCGCGAAATGACCGGGTACGGTATCCAGCCCGACGTACTGCTGTGCCGCACCGAACATGAAATCCCGCCCGAGGAACGGCGCAAGATCGCGCTGTTCTGCAACGTGGACAAGGATGCGGTGATCCAGGCGCTGGACGCCAAGTCGATCTATGACGTGCCGCTGCAATACCATCGCGAGGGCTTGGACGATGCGGTTCTCAAATCATTCGACCTCGACGCGCCCGACCCCGACCTGACCGTCTGGCACGACATCATGGACCGCTTCGACCATCCCGAGGGCGAAGTGACGATTGGCGTGGTCGGCAAATATGTCTCGCTACCCGATGCGTACAAGTCGCTTCGCGAGGCGCTGGTCCACGGCGGGTTCGCCAACCGGTGCAAGGTCCACATCAAGTGGATCGACGCGGAACTGTTCGAACAGGGCGCGGAAGACGATCTCGTCGCTGCGCTCGAGCCACTGCACGGCATCCTCGTCCCCGGCGGCTTCGGCGAGCGGGGGAGCGAGGGCAAGATCGCGGCGATCAGCTTTGCGAAAAAGCGCGACATTCCCTTCTTCGGGATCTGTCTCGGCATGCAGATGGCCTGTATCGAAGCGGCGCGCAGCGAAGCGGGTATCGCGAATGCGACCACCAGCGAATTTGGCGAGCAAGGCGAACCGATCATCGGCCTCATCACCGAATGGATGAGCGAGGAGGGGCTGCAGCAGCGCAGCGCCGACGGCGATCTGGGCGGCACGATGCGTCTGGGTGCCTATCCGGCAACGCTGGACGCGAACAGCAAGGTCGCGAGCATCTATGGCGAAACCGACATCTCCGAACGCCATCGCCACCGCTACGAGGTCAACGCCAACTACATGGATACGCTCGGGAAGGGCGGGCTGGTCTTTTCGGGCATGAGCCCCGACGGGCGGCTCCCCGAAATCGTCGAGCGGCCCGATCTCAATTGGTTCGTCGGCGTCCAATTCCATCCCGAGTTGAAGAGCCGTCCGTTCGATCCGCACCCCCTGTTTTCCAGCTTCATCGCCGCCGCGCTCGAACAGAGCCGTCTCGTCTGA
- the trxB gene encoding thioredoxin-disulfide reductase codes for MSDTKRTKLLVLGSGPAGWTAAIYAARAGLEPIVVEGIQPGGQLTTTTDVENYPGFRDVIQGPWLMEEMKQQAVNVGTEAVWDHITEVDVSKRPIVLKGDSGTIYETDALVIATGAQAKWLGLPSEEHAKGKGASACATCDGFFYRGKKVAVIGGGNTAVEEALYLTNHSDDVTLIHRRDELRAEKILQDRLFASEKITVLWDHQVEEFVLNGEPQALVGLDVKSTKTGEVTRLDCEGAFVAIGHAPATELFTEQLKIDDDGYLWVEPGTSRTSIEGVFACGDVMDKHYRQAVTAAGTGCMAALDAERYLAEMAFAQKAAAE; via the coding sequence ATGTCCGATACCAAACGCACCAAGTTGCTCGTCCTCGGGTCCGGCCCCGCCGGCTGGACCGCCGCCATCTATGCCGCTCGCGCAGGGCTCGAGCCCATTGTCGTCGAGGGGATCCAGCCTGGTGGGCAGCTGACCACCACTACCGATGTCGAGAATTACCCCGGATTTCGTGACGTCATCCAGGGTCCCTGGCTGATGGAGGAAATGAAGCAGCAGGCGGTCAACGTCGGGACCGAGGCGGTGTGGGACCATATCACCGAGGTCGACGTCTCGAAGCGTCCCATCGTCCTCAAGGGCGACAGCGGGACTATCTACGAGACCGACGCGCTTGTCATCGCTACGGGCGCGCAGGCCAAGTGGCTGGGGCTGCCGAGCGAGGAACATGCCAAGGGCAAGGGTGCGAGCGCCTGCGCGACCTGCGACGGCTTTTTCTATCGCGGCAAGAAGGTCGCGGTCATCGGCGGCGGCAATACCGCGGTCGAGGAAGCGCTCTATCTCACCAATCATTCCGACGATGTCACGTTGATCCACCGCCGCGACGAACTGCGCGCGGAGAAGATCCTTCAGGACCGCTTGTTCGCCAGCGAGAAGATCACGGTCCTGTGGGACCATCAGGTCGAGGAATTCGTTCTGAACGGCGAACCGCAGGCGCTCGTGGGCCTCGACGTCAAATCGACCAAGACGGGCGAGGTCACGCGGCTCGATTGCGAAGGTGCCTTCGTCGCCATCGGCCATGCCCCCGCGACCGAATTATTCACCGAACAGCTGAAGATCGACGATGACGGCTATCTGTGGGTCGAACCCGGCACCAGCCGCACCAGTATCGAAGGTGTGTTCGCCTGCGGCGACGTGATGGACAAGCATTACCGCCAGGCGGTCACCGCCGCGGGCACGGGCTGCATGGCTGCGCTCGATGCGGAGCGGTATCTGGCGGAGATGGCGTTCGCGCAGAAAGCGGCGGCGGAGTAA
- a CDS encoding acyl carrier protein, translated as MTARPDATPSETDRDLVDRNVDRLLVEVVGLDSERVAAFEENSELFGTLPEFDSMAVAQFLTALEERLGVLIEDDDVEAEDFLTYGRLIAFAERLALG; from the coding sequence ATGACGGCCCGACCCGATGCCACGCCCAGCGAAACCGATCGCGACCTCGTCGACCGCAACGTCGACCGATTGCTCGTCGAAGTCGTCGGCCTCGACTCCGAACGAGTCGCTGCATTCGAGGAGAACAGCGAGTTGTTCGGCACCCTGCCCGAATTCGACAGCATGGCCGTCGCCCAGTTCCTGACGGCGCTCGAAGAGCGGCTCGGTGTTTTGATCGAGGACGACGACGTCGAAGCTGAAGATTTCCTCACCTACGGCCGCCTCATCGCCTTCGCGGAGCGGCTGGCGCTGGGGTAA
- a CDS encoding AMP-binding protein: MDVAPLDHLTTFGKPDAPALTVGGVTLDYAALETTVGRIARWLLEQGFASGERVATWDGKGLTTCLMPLAAARAGLVHVPINPALKAAQIQQIIDDCDATVISTRAPVDDARWLTLDPATLDGEPMPPSDHAIDALAALLYTSGSTGNPKGVMLTHANLMLGAEAVADYTAITPETRTLAVLPLAFDYGQNQLLATWRGGGHVTAIDYLLPNDVRKAVSRHAITYLAALPPLWHQLMRLDWSAGEGKSVTTITNTGGAMTGPLLAQLRDAFPNADAHLMYGLTEAFRAASLPPQLADTHPTSVGTAIPHCELMVVREDGAACDPGEEGELVQAGPLVAKGYWNAPDKTAEKFRPAPRHSRFGGIAVWSGDRFVRDGDGLLHFRARADRMIKISGNRVSPDEIVQVAMKAEGIEEAAVTTIPDESLGAAIVLHVVGTNDEEAIRRAFRAAPSWFAPQRIVRHDQLPRNPNGKIDHQALERLAR, from the coding sequence ATGGACGTGGCGCCGCTCGATCACCTGACGACCTTCGGCAAACCCGATGCGCCTGCGCTGACGGTGGGCGGCGTCACGCTCGATTATGCCGCGCTCGAGACGACAGTCGGTCGAATCGCGCGCTGGTTGCTCGAACAGGGGTTTGCGTCGGGTGAGCGGGTCGCGACGTGGGATGGCAAGGGGCTGACGACCTGCCTGATGCCGCTGGCGGCGGCGCGGGCGGGGCTGGTGCACGTGCCGATCAATCCTGCGCTCAAGGCCGCGCAGATACAGCAGATTATCGACGATTGCGATGCGACCGTCATCTCGACGCGGGCACCCGTCGATGACGCACGGTGGTTGACGCTCGACCCCGCGACCTTGGACGGAGAGCCGATGCCGCCGTCGGACCACGCCATCGATGCGCTGGCCGCGCTGCTCTATACGTCGGGATCAACCGGCAACCCCAAAGGCGTGATGCTGACTCACGCCAACCTGATGCTCGGCGCGGAAGCGGTCGCGGACTATACCGCCATCACGCCCGAAACACGGACGCTTGCCGTCCTGCCGTTGGCCTTCGACTACGGGCAGAACCAGTTGCTGGCCACTTGGCGCGGGGGTGGGCATGTCACCGCGATCGATTATCTCCTGCCGAACGACGTACGGAAGGCGGTGTCCCGCCACGCGATCACCTATCTGGCCGCCCTGCCGCCGCTATGGCACCAGTTAATGCGGCTCGACTGGTCGGCCGGCGAAGGGAAGAGCGTGACCACGATCACCAATACGGGCGGGGCTATGACGGGGCCCCTGCTGGCGCAGCTTCGCGACGCTTTCCCCAATGCCGACGCGCACCTGATGTACGGCCTCACCGAAGCGTTCCGTGCCGCCAGCCTGCCACCCCAACTGGCCGATACGCATCCGACCAGCGTCGGCACCGCGATCCCTCATTGCGAACTGATGGTCGTGCGGGAAGACGGCGCGGCATGCGATCCGGGCGAGGAGGGCGAGTTGGTGCAGGCAGGGCCGCTGGTGGCGAAGGGCTATTGGAACGCGCCGGACAAGACCGCCGAGAAATTCCGTCCCGCGCCGCGGCACAGCCGCTTCGGGGGGATCGCGGTATGGTCGGGCGATCGGTTCGTTCGTGATGGCGACGGCCTGCTCCACTTTCGGGCGCGCGCCGACCGGATGATCAAGATCTCCGGAAACCGCGTCAGTCCCGACGAGATCGTGCAGGTGGCGATGAAGGCCGAAGGGATCGAGGAGGCCGCGGTCACGACGATACCCGACGAGAGCCTCGGCGCTGCGATCGTGCTGCACGTGGTGGGGACGAACGATGAAGAGGCGATCCGCCGCGCGTTTCGCGCCGCGCCGAGCTGGTTCGCTCCGCAGCGGATCGTCCGACACGACCAGCTCCCGCGTAACCCCAACGGAAAGATCGATCATCAGGCGCTGGAACGGCTCGCCCGATGA
- a CDS encoding pyridoxal-dependent decarboxylase, exosortase A system-associated produces the protein MKSMGPIPDSFVPASNGALCIADHPVAYWAEKAGRSPFFLYDADRIAAKVSAFRAAMPERIRLHYAVKANPFGPLLNAIAPRVDGFDLASRGEIERVEPFALPKSIAGPAKTAADHEAALRAGVTIHVESEGEARRLCGVASRVGVRPRVAVRVNPPFLLKGAGMKMGGLASAFGIEAGDAAALATWLVEADCDFRGYHIYAGSQSLSAQAIVEAQSATFKLIDRLVSENGIVPAEVNLGGGFGIPYYAGEIPLDLASIGTGLSELLDRYSEYAQTDFIIELGRWLVGDSGIYCTRVVDLKESGGQTFAATDGGLQHMLAATGNFGQFLRRNYPIANATRFVEAADTPINVVGRLCTPLDLLGDQVPLPASTQVGDIIAIFCAGAYGLSASPQGFLSQPEAAELLAQSSG, from the coding sequence ATGAAATCAATGGGCCCCATTCCCGATAGCTTTGTGCCCGCGTCAAATGGCGCGCTTTGCATCGCCGATCATCCGGTGGCCTATTGGGCCGAGAAGGCCGGGCGTTCGCCCTTCTTTCTCTACGACGCCGATCGGATCGCCGCGAAGGTTTCCGCGTTCCGCGCCGCCATGCCCGAACGAATTCGCCTGCATTATGCGGTCAAGGCCAATCCCTTCGGGCCGTTGCTGAACGCAATCGCGCCCCGGGTCGATGGCTTCGACCTCGCATCGCGCGGCGAGATCGAGCGGGTCGAACCGTTCGCACTGCCCAAATCGATCGCCGGACCCGCAAAGACGGCGGCCGACCATGAAGCGGCACTTCGCGCGGGCGTCACGATCCATGTCGAGAGCGAGGGCGAAGCGCGGCGGCTGTGCGGGGTTGCCAGCCGCGTCGGGGTGCGTCCCCGTGTCGCGGTCCGGGTCAATCCGCCTTTCCTGCTCAAGGGCGCGGGCATGAAGATGGGCGGGCTCGCCAGCGCGTTCGGGATCGAAGCGGGTGATGCTGCCGCGCTCGCGACGTGGCTGGTCGAAGCGGACTGCGACTTTCGCGGCTATCACATTTATGCCGGGTCGCAGAGCCTGTCCGCGCAGGCGATCGTGGAAGCGCAGTCCGCGACCTTCAAGCTGATCGATCGGCTGGTCAGCGAAAACGGCATCGTTCCGGCCGAAGTCAATCTGGGGGGAGGGTTCGGAATTCCTTATTATGCCGGCGAGATCCCCTTGGACCTCGCCTCGATCGGAACGGGATTGAGCGAGCTTCTCGACAGATATTCTGAATATGCGCAGACCGATTTCATCATCGAACTCGGGCGATGGCTGGTCGGTGACTCCGGGATCTATTGCACCCGTGTCGTCGATCTGAAGGAGAGCGGTGGGCAGACGTTCGCCGCGACCGACGGCGGGCTCCAGCACATGCTCGCCGCGACGGGCAACTTTGGGCAGTTCCTGCGTCGAAATTACCCGATCGCGAACGCCACGCGCTTCGTCGAGGCGGCGGACACGCCGATAAACGTGGTGGGGCGGCTGTGCACGCCCCTCGATCTGCTTGGCGATCAGGTGCCGTTGCCCGCCTCGACGCAAGTCGGCGACATCATCGCGATCTTCTGCGCCGGGGCATATGGTCTTTCCGCCAGCCCACAGGGCTTTCTGTCGCAGCCCGAGGCTGCCGAACTGCTCGCTCAATCCTCAGGATAG
- the truA gene encoding tRNA pseudouridine(38-40) synthase TruA: MTRWRLTVEYDGTPFSGWQRQDGAPSVQQAIEEAITAMTGEQARLHCAGRTDAGVHGLAMTAHVDLDKQIEGRRLREGLNAHLRPDPVAILRAEPTEDDFHARFSCEGRDYLYRILNRRGPPTILRNHVWHVAQPLDVDAMAAGAAHLVGRHDFTTYRSAHCQSGSPVKTLDRLDVSREGDEVRFDVSARSFLHHQVRSMVGTLSLVGRGQWTPDDVRDALEAKDRQRLGLNAPPDGLYFVRARYPED, from the coding sequence GTGACCCGGTGGCGACTGACGGTCGAGTATGACGGCACGCCCTTTTCGGGCTGGCAGCGACAGGACGGCGCACCTTCGGTGCAGCAGGCGATCGAGGAAGCGATCACCGCAATGACCGGCGAGCAGGCACGGCTGCACTGCGCGGGACGCACCGATGCGGGCGTTCACGGGCTGGCGATGACGGCACACGTCGATCTCGACAAGCAAATCGAGGGACGACGTTTGCGCGAAGGCCTCAACGCCCATCTGCGCCCCGACCCGGTGGCGATCCTTCGTGCCGAACCGACGGAAGACGATTTCCACGCCCGCTTCAGCTGCGAGGGCCGCGATTACCTCTATCGCATCCTCAATCGCCGTGGACCGCCGACGATTCTCCGCAATCACGTCTGGCACGTGGCTCAGCCGCTCGATGTCGATGCGATGGCGGCGGGCGCTGCGCATCTCGTCGGCCGTCATGACTTCACGACATACCGATCGGCGCACTGCCAATCCGGCAGCCCGGTCAAGACGCTGGACCGGCTCGACGTGTCACGCGAAGGCGATGAAGTGCGTTTCGACGTTTCCGCGCGCAGCTTTCTCCATCACCAAGTCCGTTCGATGGTCGGCACGCTCTCTCTTGTGGGGCGGGGTCAATGGACGCCCGACGATGTTCGCGACGCGCTCGAGGCCAAGGACCGGCAGCGGCTGGGTCTCAACGCGCCTCCCGACGGGCTCTATTTCGTGCGCGCCCGCTATCCTGAGGATTGA
- the fmt gene encoding methionyl-tRNA formyltransferase: MRVIMMGSPDFAVPTLDAIVEAGHEVVAVYCQPPRPAGRGKKDQPTPIERRARALGLPVRSPVSLKKSSAQEEFAALDADVAIVAAYGLILPQAILDAPRLGCVNVHASLLPRWRGAAPVHRAIMAGDEATGVTLMQMEAGLDTGPMLAKHETPIGAKNAAQLTEELAEMGAEMVVKWLRTPAAYVSAAQSDDDATYAAKIDKSEARIDWSRPAAQVQRHIQGLAPWPGAWTEADGERLKLLEAVLAEGSAEPGTLLDDRMTIACGTDAVRIEKAQRAGRGVQTVEELLRGHPLPPGMRLA, encoded by the coding sequence ATGCGTGTGATCATGATGGGAAGCCCCGATTTCGCCGTGCCGACGCTCGACGCCATCGTCGAGGCGGGGCACGAGGTCGTCGCCGTCTATTGCCAGCCGCCCCGCCCCGCCGGCCGCGGCAAGAAGGATCAACCGACCCCGATCGAGCGGCGCGCCCGCGCTCTCGGTCTCCCGGTCCGTTCCCCGGTCAGCCTTAAGAAATCTTCAGCGCAGGAAGAGTTTGCGGCGCTTGATGCCGATGTCGCGATCGTCGCCGCCTACGGCCTCATCCTCCCCCAGGCCATTCTCGACGCCCCGCGCCTCGGCTGCGTGAACGTCCATGCGTCGCTGCTCCCCCGCTGGCGCGGCGCAGCGCCCGTCCACCGCGCCATCATGGCGGGAGACGAGGCGACGGGCGTTACGCTGATGCAGATGGAAGCGGGCCTCGACACCGGACCGATGCTGGCGAAGCATGAAACGCCAATCGGCGCGAAGAACGCTGCACAACTCACGGAAGAGCTTGCAGAAATGGGCGCTGAGATGGTGGTGAAATGGCTCCGCACACCTGCCGCCTATGTATCCGCCGCACAGTCCGATGACGATGCCACCTACGCTGCCAAGATCGACAAGTCCGAAGCCCGCATCGACTGGTCGCGACCGGCCGCGCAGGTCCAGCGGCACATTCAGGGTCTCGCCCCTTGGCCCGGCGCCTGGACAGAGGCGGACGGGGAGCGGCTCAAACTTCTCGAAGCAGTGTTGGCGGAAGGGTCGGCCGAACCCGGCACCCTTCTTGACGACCGGATGACGATCGCCTGCGGAACCGATGCCGTGCGCATCGAGAAGGCGCAGCGTGCGGGACGCGGCGTGCAAACCGTCGAGGAACTGCTGCGCGGCCACCCCCTGCCCCCCGGGATGCGTCTCGCGTGA
- the recR gene encoding recombination mediator RecR, whose protein sequence is MASPELDALTQALSRLPGLGPRSARRAVLHLVKKRESSLEPLLKALSDVAETLTTCSTCGNVDTSDPCAICRDPRRDDSAICVVEEVADLWALDRSKLFSGRFHVLGGRLSALDGVRPEDLAIDSLVERVSGGGVDEVVLAMNATLEGQTTAHYLAERLENFPVRLTQLAHGLPVGGELDYLDEGTLAQALRARRPVS, encoded by the coding sequence ATGGCTTCTCCCGAACTCGATGCGTTGACGCAGGCGCTCAGCCGGCTTCCCGGCCTGGGGCCGCGGTCGGCACGGCGGGCGGTGCTGCACCTCGTCAAGAAGCGCGAGAGCAGTCTGGAGCCTCTGCTGAAGGCGTTGTCCGACGTGGCGGAGACGCTGACGACCTGTTCGACGTGCGGCAACGTCGACACCAGCGATCCGTGCGCGATCTGTCGCGATCCGCGGCGCGACGACAGCGCCATCTGCGTGGTGGAGGAGGTCGCCGACCTGTGGGCGCTCGACCGGTCGAAGCTGTTTTCGGGAAGATTTCACGTCCTGGGCGGGCGGTTGAGCGCCTTGGACGGCGTGCGGCCGGAGGATCTGGCCATCGACAGCCTGGTCGAACGGGTATCGGGCGGCGGGGTCGACGAGGTCGTGCTGGCGATGAACGCGACGCTGGAGGGGCAGACGACCGCGCATTACCTTGCGGAGCGACTGGAGAATTTTCCCGTCCGGCTCACGCAGCTCGCGCACGGTCTCCCGGTCGGCGGCGAACTGGACTATCTGGACGAGGGAACGCTGGCGCAGGCGCTGCGCGCGCGGCGCCCCGTTTCTTGA
- the def gene encoding peptide deformylase, whose product MAILKIYETPDDNEMLRQISKPVEEVTDEHRTLIADMFETMYDAPGIGLAAVQVGEPVRILVIDLQEPEEEGGEPVRDPKVFINPEILETSETDIPYTEGCLSIPEQYADVMRPDRIKAKWLDADGKEHVEEIDGLLAVCLQHEMDHLEGVLFIDHLSKLKRDMVLKKLAKMRKQGRVAA is encoded by the coding sequence ATGGCCATATTGAAGATCTACGAAACGCCCGACGACAACGAGATGCTGCGGCAGATTTCCAAGCCCGTCGAAGAGGTTACCGACGAGCACCGGACTCTGATCGCGGACATGTTCGAGACGATGTACGACGCACCCGGCATCGGGCTGGCGGCGGTGCAGGTCGGCGAGCCGGTGCGCATTCTCGTCATCGACCTCCAGGAGCCCGAGGAAGAGGGCGGCGAGCCGGTGCGCGATCCGAAGGTCTTCATCAATCCCGAGATCCTCGAGACCAGCGAAACCGACATTCCCTACACCGAAGGGTGTCTGTCGATTCCCGAACAATATGCCGACGTCATGCGGCCCGATCGGATCAAGGCGAAGTGGCTGGACGCGGACGGCAAGGAGCATGTCGAGGAGATCGACGGGCTGCTGGCGGTGTGCCTGCAGCACGAGATGGATCACCTCGAAGGGGTGCTGTTCATCGACCATCTGTCGAAGCTGAAGCGCGACATGGTGCTGAAGAAGCTTGCCAAGATGCGCAAGCAGGGACGCGTCGCCGCCTAG
- a CDS encoding four-helix bundle copper-binding protein — MSIRKMISLHPDVQGHNNEPLGDAVHHAMYCAKMCLSCADACLAEDMDMSQCVRSCSDCSDVCEATARLGARRSGTNEAVLKDMLELCARVCDACAKECEGHDNPHCKLCAQICRETAEDCRKAAQTISA; from the coding sequence ATGTCTATTCGCAAGATGATTTCGCTGCACCCCGACGTTCAGGGCCATAACAACGAACCGCTCGGCGACGCCGTCCATCACGCCATGTATTGCGCGAAGATGTGTCTGAGCTGCGCAGACGCCTGCCTCGCCGAAGACATGGACATGTCGCAGTGCGTGCGTTCCTGTTCGGACTGCAGCGACGTCTGCGAGGCGACCGCGCGCCTCGGCGCCCGTCGTTCGGGCACCAACGAAGCGGTCCTGAAGGACATGCTCGAGCTGTGCGCGCGCGTCTGCGATGCCTGCGCCAAGGAATGCGAAGGCCATGACAATCCGCACTGCAAGCTGTGCGCCCAGATCTGCCGCGAAACCGCCGAGGATTGCCGCAAGGCCGCCCAGACGATCAGCGCCTGA
- the rmuC gene encoding DNA recombination protein RmuC, translating to MDPLVIAIVIIVALLAAGVGWLLGKQGSGKAEATVENLRMQLDAVAEERRVATEDRKAMQAELDTLRTEKATFDARLADFERQKGELQNAFRETSDKTLERLSKEFLDKANNRFSEADKESQTKLNALVDPIQKLLKEQQEKIDRVEKDRVGAYAELKSLTTELRQGQGEVRDEARNLVMALRAQPKTRGRWGEKTLENVLEQAGLSQHADFATEVSVDGEDGRLRPDVVVNLPGGRKLVIDAKCSLNAYLDAFEATEDEVRDRHLDAHVGSIRNHAQQLGSKSYWAQFEDAADYVVMFIPGEHFLTAALERDQGLWDWAFDRKVLLATPTNLVAIARTVASVWRQEKLASEAGQIAALGKELHARIATMADHVAKMGNHLGRANDSYNRMVGSLESQVLTQARRFEELGAGSVKDIPDAGQIETNPRSLTKLSGSIDPDERN from the coding sequence GTGGACCCGCTCGTCATCGCCATCGTCATCATCGTCGCGCTGCTCGCCGCAGGCGTCGGGTGGCTGCTCGGAAAGCAGGGCTCGGGGAAAGCCGAGGCGACCGTTGAGAACTTGCGCATGCAACTCGACGCGGTGGCGGAGGAACGGCGCGTCGCGACCGAAGACCGCAAGGCGATGCAGGCCGAACTTGATACGCTACGAACCGAGAAAGCGACGTTCGACGCGCGGCTCGCCGATTTCGAGCGGCAGAAGGGCGAGTTGCAGAATGCTTTCCGCGAGACGAGCGACAAGACGCTGGAACGGCTGTCGAAAGAGTTTCTCGACAAGGCGAACAACCGCTTCTCCGAGGCCGACAAGGAAAGCCAGACCAAGCTCAACGCGCTTGTCGACCCGATCCAGAAACTGCTCAAGGAGCAGCAGGAGAAGATCGATCGGGTCGAGAAGGACCGGGTCGGCGCCTATGCCGAGCTGAAATCGCTGACGACCGAGCTGCGGCAGGGGCAGGGCGAGGTCCGCGACGAGGCGCGCAACCTGGTCATGGCGCTGCGCGCGCAGCCCAAGACGCGCGGGCGCTGGGGCGAGAAGACGCTGGAAAACGTGCTGGAGCAGGCGGGGTTGAGCCAACACGCCGATTTCGCCACCGAAGTGTCGGTGGACGGGGAGGACGGCCGGCTGCGCCCCGACGTGGTCGTCAACCTGCCGGGCGGGCGCAAGCTGGTGATCGACGCGAAATGTTCGCTCAATGCCTATCTCGACGCTTTCGAGGCGACCGAGGACGAGGTCCGCGACCGGCACCTGGACGCGCATGTCGGTTCGATCCGCAACCATGCACAGCAGTTGGGCTCGAAGAGCTATTGGGCGCAGTTCGAGGATGCGGCGGACTATGTCGTGATGTTCATCCCGGGCGAGCATTTCCTGACCGCCGCGCTGGAGCGGGACCAGGGGCTGTGGGACTGGGCGTTCGATCGCAAGGTGTTGCTGGCGACGCCGACCAACCTCGTCGCGATCGCGCGGACGGTGGCGAGCGTGTGGCGGCAGGAGAAACTGGCGAGCGAGGCGGGGCAGATCGCCGCGCTAGGCAAGGAATTGCACGCACGGATCGCCACGATGGCCGATCACGTCGCGAAGATGGGCAATCACCTCGGGCGTGCGAACGACAGCTACAACAGGATGGTCGGAAGCCTGGAAAGCCAGGTGCTGACACAGGCGCGGCGGTTCGAAGAGCTGGGCGCGGGAAGCGTGAAGGACATTCCGGACGCCGGCCAGATCGAGACCAACCCGCGATCGCTCACGAAGCTGTCGGGGTCGATCGACCCCGACGAGCGCAATTAG